The DNA segment agtgtggatttccccgtgcgtaggcatctcgtgctgctgagcctctccacctgctggttgggagctcgacgcgccccccgtccttttATCCAGCAAGTAGTCATTTAGGTACAGTAGATATGGAACAACCACAGTAGGCTGAGGCTCCCTTCTCAACAGCCCGATTCGCCTTGGCAATAACACTCTTGTTCTGGAATTCTGTAGAACTCCAATGCTGGTCCAAGGTTGCTCGAACAAGTTGTGGAATTCAGGTCCCCTTATCTTGACCATGCCTAACTTTACTCATAGCATTTTTAAAGATACGGGAGGCTTTTGTATCAAAAATGGATCTAATGAGTTGGTCTTGTTCCATATCCCACCTATACTCTTTCTGcatgtaaaataaattagaaaaaaaacattgtagaaaaataaaatatcattttaaatgtAATCATAACTCAAATTACCTTGAACTCTCCAAACCATCTATCTCTAAGCTCAAGACGAACCTTCTTCCAAGTGGGACTGGGTTCATCATATTTTTGCTTGATGATTCGTGAGATTACATTGGAAGGTCCATTTGCAGGTGAAAAACTATGTTCAAAACATATTGTCAAAATGATATATGAAAATTAGATCATATTTACGAATTACAATTAGATTAAAATATACTTACTCTCCTCTTTCTGCATGAAGCCAGGGTCTTTGATCAACTACATTGCCAGACTCATTGTCAGGTGTAAGAGAGTCTTGTATCGATGAAGGTTGATTCATAGTTGGCTCTGTAGAAAAGGTAGTAGGATTTGATTCTCCTACATGATGTTCAATATCTTGTCCGTGAAGTGTAGGAAGTGGGGCGGCTCCTTCATAAATAGGATGTGTAGACTCCATAGTTGTTGGAAGAACAAACGAAGGGGGAATGTTGGTATTGGGTAAAGATATATCATCAACACGAACACCTCGACCACCACGATTAGGTGCTCTACGACCACCACCTCTACCCCTTGGTGTCATCtgcaagtaaaaaatattacatatataagatgtaattaatacaataatcaaagtggatcaatcaattttgaataaACAAATAAAGTAATCATGATCAAAAGACTCAAACCTGATTGTGTTTTCTACAACCAAATATGTCAACCAAATATGTCAGTTATCTTCCCTGTTATTCACTACAATTATGGGAAACcacaataaaattaatgttaaacaTAATTTGGACAAGGTATACAATCAATTTTAATGCATGAATTACCGAAGAGGTATCTGTGTCACTGAAATCACTCTCAATGTTATCCTCACTTGAAATGTATTCCTCCTCGTATTGTTCATCTATGTTTGTTTCATTTAGTAATTGTATATCTACTTCTTCTCCCCCCCCCCATCAACATCAGCAAGAGAATCATGAATAAATTCTGGATCAACATGTAGCACTACTTCAAGTTGTAGAAGCTCATCATCTTGGTATGGAGTGTCATGCTCAACCTCACTTACTGTGTTATCAATGATTCTAATACgagcttttgttttaattactcCCAACCAACCTTGGTGTCCCTCTGGATATTTGGTGTAATAAACTTGCTCTGCCTGTTGGGCAAATATGAATGGATCATATGCTTTATTATATCTCCGTGATTCTTTTACTTGAACGATCCCATAGTTCTTATCTACTTTGGTTCCTATATTAGAAGTATTATCAAACCATTCACACTGGAAGAGAACTACATTCATTATTGGAAAGCCAGTATACTCCAATTGAATAATATTAGACAATATTCCATAAAAATCTGACTCTGATTGACCATTGGTTCCTCGTACATAAACACCATAGTTAGTGGAATTCATGCCTTCACTCCAAAGAACAGTGTGAAATTTGTATCCATTGATAACATAGATAGACCATGATTGAACTTTTCTCTTAGGACCCCATGCTAAGTTAACCAATAATGgatcttcaatattattttctgGATTTAGAACCTAAACAAAAGATTATAAATTACACAATGTCTATCTAAAagtaaaatttgtataaaaggCAAATTATAAACATACATATTGTTTGAACCATGTAGCAAAATAGGATGAAATGTATTTGCCAATTTGAGCTTCTGAAGCAGTAGGACTAATCTCTCTTAAATATTCAACATAAATACTGCAACAAAGAAATTGATTATTCAAACCTCATGCAACAtaattaactttcttttcaaatgaGTGAACATTGTCTTACTCAAAGTATGGTTGAACCTCTTCACAGTTTTGAAGAACATACAATTGGGCAACATCAAAGTCTTTTTGATTTAGATAATATGTCATGCATTTTCCGATTTCTCTTCCTGgataattgaaaattgaaataggAGGAGCACGTGAAGAACCCTCGCCTACTTCAAGATTACAAGGGATCCTAGTCCTTCTTGTTTCAACATGATCAGGATAATAAAATGAGGCAAATGTAGATGTTTCCTCCACCAAGTAAGCTTCACAAATAGAGCCTTCCACCCTcgctttattttttactttttttttaggGAGTGTAAGAACCTAAAAAAGAATATGGAtgtacataattttaaatattaaataaataaacaacaaatattataatagtGATTAGTAATTTTATACCTCTCAAATGGATACATCCAACGATATTGGACTAAACCACCAACTTTTGCCTCGTAAGGTAGATGAATTGGAAGATGTTCCATGGAATCAAAGAAGCTTGGTGGAAATATTTGTTCCAATTTACACAATAACACAGGAATATTTTCTTCCATAACTCTTAGGTGTTCAACATTTAGTGTTGTCGAACTTAATTCTCTGAAGAAAAGACTAAGTTCAATAAGAACTTTCCAGATTGATTTTGGTAATGCttcaaatgcaattggaagCAAACGTTGCATGAACACATGACAATCATGACTTTTCATGTCATGTAACTTGCCTTGATTAAGGTCAACACATCTACCCAAATTGGAAGCATATCCATCTGGAAGCTTCAGTTCTTTAACCCATTTACAAATAAAGACTCTTTGGGATTTCGTAAATGTAtatgctgcttttggtttgatAAGTTTGCCACCACCAATGTCTTTCAACTCTAGCTCTTTTCGATTGCATATTTCTGCTACATCCAATCGAGCCTTGTTTGTGTCCTTAGTTTTTCCTTTGATATCCATCACAGTGTCAAACACATTCATGAACACATTTCTCTGTGTGTGCATAACATCAATATTGTGACGTAAAAGTTGAGTTTTCCAATATGGCAACCTCCAAAATATACTTTGTTTCTTCCAATTATGTTTAATACCATATTCAGGAATATTTTGTTGTTCTTGTAATTTAGTGCAAACTGGTAAGTGTGCAACCCTATTCCAAATGTCAAGACTAGACAAACGTGGAGGAGGGGGATCAGTCTCAACAAACTTCTTCTTGAATGCCTTTTTATTCTTCCTAAATTGATGATCAGGTGAAAGAAATTGATGATGACAGTCAAAAAAGGATATCTTGTGGCTATGACTAAGATAAAAAGCCTTTGTTCTTTCCATGCATATAGGGCAAGAAAGTCTACCAGAAGTCATCCAACCCGATAACATGCCGTAAGCTGGAAAGTCATTAATTGTCCACATCAAAGCAGCTTTCATCATAAAATTTTGCCTTAGTGACATGTCTTAAGTCAATATCCCTTCAGTCCACAAGGTGCATAAGTCATCTATAAGTGGTTGCAAGAACACATCAAtcttatgctttggatttgaAGGACCTGGAACTAAGATTGTCAAAAACATAAACTCTCTCTTCATGCACATGGAAGGTGGAAGGTTGTATGGGGTTAGGATAACTGGCCAACAAGAATAACTTTTTCCATATTGACCAAAAGGATTAAACCCATCTGCACATAAACCTAATCTGACATTTCTTGGGTCTTGACTAAAATCTGGATGCATTCTATCAAAATGCTTCCAAGCTTCTCCATCAGATGGATGAGACAAAATAGACGGGTCCCTTTGATTCTCACTATGCCATCTCATGTGAGGTGCAGTTGCCATTGAAGAGTATAACCTTCTAAGTCTAGGAATGATGGGAAAGTACCACATTTTCTTAATAgcaattttcttttcaattccCCTCCTAGTGACTGTCTTATATCGCTCCATTCCACAAATAAAGCAATTACTTATACTTTTATGACAATGTTCCCTATAATACAACATGCATCCTTTTGGACAACAATCAATTTTCGTACAACCCAAACCCAATTTTTCCATTGACTTCTTAGCttggaaaaaattattaaccatTCGATGATCTTTGGGCATAGTC comes from the Phaseolus vulgaris cultivar G19833 chromosome 8, P. vulgaris v2.0, whole genome shotgun sequence genome and includes:
- the LOC137827190 gene encoding uncharacterized protein, producing the protein MTPRGRGGGRRAPNRGGRGVRVDDISLPNTNIPPSFVLPTTMESTHPIYEGAAPLPTLHGQDIEHHVGESNPTTFSTEPTMNQPSSIQDSLTPDNESGNVVDQRPWLHAERGDFSPANGPSNVISRIIKQKYDEPSPTWKKVRLELRDRWFGEFKKEYRWDMEQDQLIRSIFDTKASRIFKNAMSKVRHGQDKGT
- the LOC137824552 gene encoding uncharacterized protein; this encodes MEIPEGRKWMYKRLDRNKHLTEEFREGVYEFLQYVLSQEKFQEQGEMLRCPCIKCSCKVFKYVDQVGWDLYQEGFMPNYYWWTNHGEELPQSPPVDVSSSCYGTCEQQEELGRFHQMIMDHVGPSNAHFMQPESVIGSEYMEENPDLETRNFFNMLAAAQAPLWEGCENHSELSASLEALSLKSDYNMSEGCFNRMVQLMGETMPKDHRMVNNFFQAKKSMEKLGLGCTKIDCCPKGCMLYYREHCHKSISNCFICGMERYKTVTRRGIEKKIAIKKMWYFPIIPRLRRLYSSMATAPHMRWHSENQRDPSILSHPSDGEAWKHFDRMHPDFSQDPRNVRLGLCADGFNPFGQYGKSYSCWPVILTPYNLPPSMCMKREFMFLTILVPGPSNPKHKIDVFLQPLIDDLCTLWTEGILT